One part of the Suncus etruscus isolate mSunEtr1 chromosome 2, mSunEtr1.pri.cur, whole genome shotgun sequence genome encodes these proteins:
- the LOC126001866 gene encoding LOW QUALITY PROTEIN: protein Wnt-5b-like (The sequence of the model RefSeq protein was modified relative to this genomic sequence to represent the inferred CDS: inserted 2 bases in 1 codon), translating into MQPQHGLHLSYAMSVAGMVNAISRACREGELSTCGCSRAPWPQDLPWDWXCRDNVEYSYQFAKEFVDAQEGEKNFAKGSEEQSRVLMNLQNKEEGRRAMYKMADVACKCHCFSGTCSLKTCWLQLAEFRKVGDQLKEKYDSAVAMHATCKGKLELVNSRFNQPTQENLVYVDSSPDYCLCNETTGSLGIQGRLCNKTSEGMDGCEHMCCGRGFDQLKSVQVERCHCKFYWCCYVKCKKCTEIVDQYICK; encoded by the exons ATGCAGCCACAACACGGCCTTCACCTGTCCTATGCCATGAGTGTGGCTGGCATGGTCAATGCCATTAGCCGGGCCTGTCGTGAAGGGGAGCTCTCCACCTGTGGCTGTAGCCGGGCCCCGTGGCCCCAGGACCTTCCCTGGGACTG CTGTAGGGACAATGTGGAGTACAGCTACCAATTTGCCAAGGAGTTTGTGGACGCCCAGGAGGGGGAGAAGAACTTTGCCAAAGGCTCAGAGGAGCAGAGCAGAGTGCTCATGAACCTGCAGAACAAGGAGGAAGGGCGAAGGGCCATGTACAAGATGGCAGATGTTGCCTGCAAGTGCCACTGCTTCTCAGGCACTTGCAGTCTCAAGACCTGTTGGCTCCAGCTGGCCGAGTTCCGCAAGGTGGGGGACCAGCTGAAGGAGAAATATGATAGTGCCGTGGCTATGCATGCCACCTGCAAGGGCAAGCTGGAGCTGGTCAACAGCCGCTTCAACCAGCCCACCCAGGAGAACCTGGTCTATGTAGACTCCAGCCCCGACTACTGCCTGTGCAATGAGACCACAGGCTCTCTGGGCATCCAGGGCCGCTTGTGCAACAAGACCTCGGAGGGCATGGATGGCTGCGAGCACATGTGCTGCGGCCGAGGCTTTGATCAGTTGAAGAGCGTGCAGGTGGAGCGCTGTCACTGCAAGTTCTACTGGTGCTGCTACGTCAAGTGCAAGAAATGCACCGAGATTGTCGACCAGTATATCTGCAAGTAG